From a region of the Tistrella mobilis genome:
- a CDS encoding LysE family translocator, with the protein MEAGQVGVRMGWEWMASVVVFAIAMSATPGPNNTMLTASGANWGFLRSLPHMAGISLGVTVILAAVGAFGSPLVAAPGVHDVLKWVGICYLLWLAWKIATARPAPEGAPAGSGGRGRPLNSLEAAAFQLVNPKFWVIAASAMVTYVGEGEGAGGTLLPAITLALVFGIVTFPCSVLWTLVGVGAGRLLRTARALRAFNIVMAALLVASLIPIVLE; encoded by the coding sequence GTGGAGGCGGGGCAGGTGGGGGTGCGGATGGGCTGGGAATGGATGGCCTCGGTGGTGGTCTTCGCGATCGCGATGTCGGCGACGCCCGGACCGAACAACACCATGCTGACCGCATCGGGGGCCAATTGGGGCTTCCTGCGCAGCCTGCCGCATATGGCCGGGATCAGCCTGGGGGTGACCGTCATCCTGGCGGCCGTCGGCGCCTTCGGCTCGCCGCTGGTTGCCGCACCCGGGGTGCATGACGTGCTGAAATGGGTGGGCATCTGCTATCTGCTGTGGCTGGCCTGGAAGATCGCGACGGCCCGGCCCGCGCCGGAGGGCGCGCCCGCAGGCAGCGGCGGGCGCGGCCGGCCGCTCAACAGTCTGGAAGCCGCCGCCTTCCAGCTGGTGAACCCGAAATTCTGGGTGATCGCGGCCAGCGCCATGGTCACCTATGTGGGCGAGGGCGAAGGGGCGGGCGGCACGCTGCTGCCGGCGATCACCCTGGCTCTGGTCTTCGGCATCGTCACCTTTCCCTGCTCGGTGCTGTGGACCCTGGTCGGCGTGGGGGCCGGCCGGCTGCTGCGCACGGCCCGGGCACTTCGGGCCTTCAACATCGTCATGGCGGCCCTGCTGGTCGCCTCGCTGATCCCGATCGTTCTGGAGTAG